Proteins encoded by one window of Cannabis sativa cultivar Pink pepper isolate KNU-18-1 chromosome 4, ASM2916894v1, whole genome shotgun sequence:
- the LOC115712961 gene encoding heavy metal-associated isoprenylated plant protein 43-like: protein MVQKTVLKVDLSCLKCKKKVLKAVSTLEGVDKIEVDGAKGTLSVTGNADPYKIIISARKVGKHADVVSIGPPPKPAEPQKKVVVEEKKNSSDENKNKNKNKGNETEILIHNPHTCLQCETLVLVPMDRWNEPYPSCSIM, encoded by the exons ATGGTACAAAAAACTGTGTTAAAGGTTGATCTTTCATGTCTAAAATGCAAGAAGAAGGTTCTCAAAGCAGTGTCTACACTAGAAG GTGTTGATAAAATAGAAGTTGACGGAGCCAAGGGAACCCTAAGTGTTACCGGCAATGCTGATCCATACAAAATTATAATAAGTGCGAGAAAAGTTGGGAAACATGCAGATGTGGTGAGTATTGGGCCTCCACCAAAACCGGCGGAACCCCAAAAGAAAGTTGtggtagaagagaagaaaaatagCTCGGATgagaataagaataaaaataaaaataaaggtaaCGAAACAGAAATATTGATTCACAATCCTCACACTTGTCTCCAATgcgaaaccctagttttggtACCAATGGATCGTTGGAATGAGCCTTACCCTTCGTGTTCTATCATGTAA
- the LOC115712960 gene encoding toMV susceptible protein tm-1(GCR26), whose amino-acid sequence MASQQKLPRVFCIGTADTKLQELRFLSDSVRSNLHAFSNNSSANTPQVTIVDVSTSEAAAATDRLDGFSFVTRNEILSCQSGSEEGAPIRLPNDRGEAITVMSKALESFLKKANENGVVAGAIGLGGSGGTSLIANALRSLPIGIPKLVVSTVASGQTEPYIGTSDLVLLPSIVDICGINSVSRVVLSNGAAAFAGMVAGRLVKPRESGRGDEKLTVGITMFGVTTPCANAVKERLVKEGYETLVFHATGVGGRAMESLVREGFIQGVLDITTTEVADLVVGGVMACDNSRFDAVAEKKVPLVLSVGALDMVNFGSKDTIPSEFQHRKIHVHNNQVSLMRTTVDENKKFASFIADKLNKTSSKVCVCLPQKGVSALDAPGKSFYDPEITTSLIEELQKLIQTNEDRKVKVYPHHINDLEFANALVDAFLEISVKGSTDSSFLQESTPESKQDIDKNHVSNVNLTSFHTIARSPSDFPDARPETLQRTRAVLQQLKDQINSGIPIIGAGAGTGISAKFEEVGGVDLIVLYNSGRFRMAGRGSLAGLLPFADANAIVLDMANEVLPVVKAVPVLAGVCATDPFRRMDFFLKQVESIGFSGVQNFPTVGLFDGNFRQNLEETGMGYSLEVEMIGKAHKMGLLTTPYAFNQDEAVEMAKAGADIIVAHMGLTTSGSIGAKTAVSLEESVVRVQEIADASHKINPGTIVLCHGGPISGPREAEFILKRTTGVHGFYGASSMERLPVEQAITSTIKQYKSIPMN is encoded by the exons ATGGCTTCTCAACAGAAACTTCCCCGAGTTTTCTGTATCGGAACGGCCGATACTAAGCTTCAAGAGCTTCGATTTCTCTCCGATTCAGTACGATCTAATCTCCACGCCTTTTCCAATAATTCATCGGCTAACACACCGCAAGTCACCATTGTTGATGTTTCAACCTCTGAGGCGGCGGCGGCCACCGACAGATTGGACGGTTTTTCTTTCGTTACGAGAAACGAAATCCTCTCTTGTCAATCCGGATCGGAGGAAGGAGCTCCGATTCGGCTCCCGAATGACAGAGGAGAAgccattaccgttatgagtaaagCATTGGAGAGTTTTCTgaagaaagctaatgaaaacgGTGTCGTTGCTGGTGCTATTGGTCTCGGAGGATCCGGCGGAACTTCGTTGATAGCTAATGCGTTGCGATCGCTCCCAATTGGAATCCCTAAGCTCGTCGTCTCCACCGTTGCTAGTGGTCAGACTGAACCGTATATTGGAACTTCGGATTTGGTACTACTTCCGTCTATTGTAGATATTTGTGGAATTAACAGTGTGAGTAGAGTGGTTTTATCGAACGGTGCTGCTGCTTTTGCCGGAATGGTGGCGGGAAGGCTTGTAAAACCTAGAGagtctggccgtggtgatgagAAATTGACAGTTGGAATAACCATGTTTGGGGTTACAACCCCATGCGCGAATGCTGTCAAAGAAAGGCTGGTTAAAGAAGGTTACGAGACTCTGGTTTTTCATGCCACTGGGGTTGGTGGCAGAGCCATGGAATCTCTGGTCAGAGAGGGATTTATTCAG GGTGTCTTGGACATTACCACAACCGAGGTTGCGGACTTAGTTGTTGGAGGTGTCATGGCTTGTGATAATTCCCGCTTTGATGCTGTTGCAGAGAAAAAGGTTCCTCTAGTCCTCAGTGTGGGTGCTTTAGATatggtgaactttggatccaAAGATACCATACCTTCTGAATTCCAACATAGGAAGATTCATGTACACAACAATCAG GTTTCACTCATGCGAACAACAGTTGATGAGAACAAGAAATTTGCTAGCTTTATAGCAGATAAGCTCAACAAGACATCATCTAAGGTTTGTGTTTGTCTTCCACAAAAGGGTGTCTCTGCATTGGATGCACCAGGGAAGTCATTTTATGATCCTGAGATTACTACTTCTCTCATAGAAGAGCTGCAAAAGCTAATTCAGACAAATGAAGATCGGAAG GTAAAGGTATATCCTCATCATATAAACGATCTTGAATTTGCGAATGCATTAGTCGACGCATTTCTGGAAATCAGTGTGAAGGGTTCTACAGATTCCAGCTTTCTGCAAGAATCTACTCCTGAATCGAAACAAGATATTGATAAGAATCATGTTTCAAATGTGAATTTAACAAGTTTTCATACAATTGCACGAAGTCCAAGTGACTTTCCAGATGCAAGGCCAG AAACATTACAAAGAACTCGGGCAGTGCTGCAGCAACTGAAAGATCAGATAAACAGCGGAATACCAATTATAGGAGCTGGTGCAGGAACAGGCATATCAGCAAAGTTTGAGGAAGTTGGTGGTGTTGATTTGATAGTGCTGTATAATTCAGGGCGTTTTCGTATGGCAGGAAGAGGCTCGCTAGCTGGTTTGTTACCTTTTGCTGATGCAAATGCCATAGTACTTGACATGGCAAATGAAGTGCTACCT GTTGTGAAGGCTGTACCAGTTCTTGCTGGTGTGTGCGCTACTGATCCTTTCCGCCGAATGGATTTCTTCCTAAAGCAGGTGGAGTCAATTGGGTTTTCTGGTGTGCAAAATTTTCCAACCGTTGGGTTATTTGACGGTAATTTTAGACAAAACCTTGAGGAAACGGGAATGGGATACAG CTTGGAAGTTGAGATGATTGGAAAAGCACACAAGATGGGTCTCTTGACAACCCCATACGCATTCAACCAAGATGAAGCAGTGGAAATGGCAAAAGCTGGTGCTGATATCATAGTAGCCCATATGGGACTCACAACATCTGGCTCTATCGGTGCAAAAACAGCAGTCTCATTGGAAGAAAGTGTCGTTCGCGTACAGGAAATAGCAGATGCTTCCCATAAGATCAATCCTGGCACCATTGTTCTCTGCCATGGAG GGCCTATTTCTGGTCCTAGAGAGGCAGAATTTATTCTGAAGAGAACAACAGGAGTTCACGGATTCTACGGTGCATCGAGCATGGAGAGGCTACCAGTTGAACAAGCTATAACATCCACCATCAAACAGTATAAATCAATTCCAATGAATTGA